Proteins from one Candidatus Zixiibacteriota bacterium genomic window:
- a CDS encoding DUF362 domain-containing protein, whose translation MNRSKVAVIKTGSQTVLQDYRTLLELIDYKSIIDFNLDTLLKLNLSWTKYFPACSSQPWQVEGVVKTLIEDGFPRERLLPIENKTVVTNPVKGARNNLWMPVLDRYDVGFTPLPEVEWVVHQFREPLLKLDQIFPEGIEIPKMYIGKQIIHLPTVKTHGHSTTTGAIKNAFGGLLKEVRHYAHKYIHEVLVDLVIMQKELHPNLLAVMDGTVAGDGAGPRTMIPHSKNILLASSDSVAIDAVAARLMGFDPLKIPYLRMCHERGLGVADPGEIEILGIDISDINFGFRTKKSFVIWGDQMLRIGSLRFLEKIALHSPLVVWAPAASNIYHDWFWYPIVGKSIIRKFSKTEWGRLFEEYKKY comes from the coding sequence ATGAATAGAAGCAAAGTTGCCGTGATAAAAACCGGGAGTCAAACGGTTCTTCAGGATTACCGGACTCTGCTGGAGTTAATAGACTATAAATCAATTATTGATTTCAACCTTGATACCCTGTTGAAACTCAATCTGTCATGGACCAAATATTTCCCGGCCTGTTCCTCGCAACCGTGGCAGGTCGAAGGGGTTGTGAAAACCCTGATCGAGGATGGGTTTCCCAGGGAAAGGCTACTGCCGATCGAAAATAAAACGGTTGTGACCAATCCGGTTAAGGGGGCGCGGAATAATCTCTGGATGCCGGTCCTGGACCGGTATGACGTGGGATTCACGCCATTGCCAGAAGTGGAATGGGTTGTTCACCAGTTCCGGGAACCGTTATTGAAGCTGGATCAGATTTTCCCGGAAGGAATCGAAATTCCGAAGATGTATATCGGCAAGCAAATCATTCATTTGCCAACGGTGAAAACTCACGGTCATTCCACTACCACGGGGGCCATAAAGAACGCCTTTGGCGGGCTTTTAAAGGAAGTCCGGCACTACGCCCACAAGTATATTCATGAGGTGCTGGTGGATCTGGTGATCATGCAGAAGGAATTGCATCCCAATCTCCTGGCGGTTATGGATGGAACGGTGGCGGGCGACGGGGCCGGTCCCCGAACCATGATTCCGCATTCGAAAAATATCCTGCTGGCATCGTCGGATTCGGTGGCGATCGATGCTGTGGCGGCCCGGCTGATGGGTTTTGACCCGCTGAAAATCCCCTATTTGAGAATGTGCCATGAGCGGGGTCTGGGTGTCGCCGATCCTGGTGAAATTGAAATACTGGGTATTGATATTTCGGATATAAATTTCGGTTTTAGAACCAAGAAATCATTTGTCATCTGGGGCGATCAGATGCTTCGCATAGGCAGTTTACGATTTCTGGAGAAAATCGCGCTTCATTCCCCGCTGGTGGTCTGGGCTCCGGCGGCCTCCAATATATATCATGATTGGTTTTGGTATCCGATTGTGGGTAAGTCAATTATCAGGAAATTTTCAAAAACCGAATGGGGCCGATTGTTCGAGGAATATAAAAAGTACTGA
- a CDS encoding LapA family protein translates to MWVLRSILILIIIAVIVGFALYNSGPDQSIDIHLIWTQRFDVPVITVVFWAFMLGALVSWLLFISVYLKQSNQIRESNKAIRGLQTEVTALRNRPIEESKDLLDNKGNLRE, encoded by the coding sequence ATGTGGGTGCTTAGGTCGATCCTGATACTTATAATAATTGCAGTTATCGTCGGATTTGCGCTGTACAACAGCGGTCCGGATCAATCCATCGATATCCACCTGATCTGGACACAGCGGTTCGATGTTCCGGTAATAACGGTGGTTTTCTGGGCCTTCATGCTGGGCGCTCTGGTCTCGTGGTTGCTTTTTATAAGTGTATATCTGAAGCAGTCCAACCAGATTCGGGAATCGAACAAGGCTATCAGGGGTTTGCAGACCGAGGTGACCGCGCTGAGAAACCGGCCCATCGAAGAGTCCAAAGATTTGCTGGATAATAAAGGCAACCTGCGGGAGTAA